A genomic segment from bacterium encodes:
- the clpB gene encoding ATP-dependent chaperone ClpB — protein MDAGRFTQKAQAALVTARDDATARHHQAVEPAHLLVALLGQPDTVTLPLLARLDATPALLRQGAEALVESLPQVYGGAETGYARSTIRILEDARAAMAAAGDSYTSVEHVLAALAGSDTRAGSLLRDSGVTRQAISDVLADVRGARRVTTDNPEETMAALERYGRDLVAEAGAGKLDPVIGRDDEIRRIIQVLSRRTKNNPVLIGEPGVGKTAIAEGLALRILDGDVPEGLKNKRIVALDLGAMVAGAKYRGEFEERLKATLDEIKAAEGRIVTFIDEMHTLVGAGAAEGAMDASNMLKPLLARGELRMIGATTLDEYRKHVEKDAALERRFQPVMVAPPSTDETVGILRGLKERYEVHHGVRITDAALIAAAVLSDRYITSRHLPDKAIDLMDEAASRLRIEIDSMPEEIDTLTRRLRQLEIEASALGKESDPGSKARMEAVRQEMAEIAEELDRLTTHWQHEKDEIEAIRSVKQQIEDARMESDQATRAGDLQRAAELQYGELPRLARELATREEALADLQADMSMLSEEVTEEDVAAVVSRWTGIPVSRLMESEMARLVHLEDHLHERVIGQDAGVSAVAGAIRRSRSGLADPNRPIGSFLFLGPSGVGKTELAKTLAAFMFDDERAMVRIDMSEYMEKHSVSRLVGAPPGYVGYEEGGQLTEAVRRRPYSVVLLDEVEKAHPEVFGALLQVLDDGRLTDGQGRTVDFTNAVLIMTSNLGSELITPDLPWEAVHSRVMERVRGHFRPEFLNRIDDIVVFSRLSEKDLRRIVDLQFARLAERIEARGITVNLSDEAADWLAGRGYDPAYGARPLKRLLQTALVDPLALGLLEGRFRSGDTVTTTADGEGLALSVDKSPPTGRSGVRA, from the coding sequence ATGGACGCAGGAAGGTTCACCCAGAAGGCACAGGCGGCCCTGGTAACAGCCCGCGACGACGCCACCGCTCGCCATCATCAGGCGGTCGAGCCGGCCCATCTGCTCGTGGCACTCCTCGGGCAACCCGACACCGTCACCCTTCCCCTGCTGGCCCGCCTCGATGCGACGCCGGCTCTTCTCCGCCAGGGCGCCGAGGCCCTCGTGGAGTCACTCCCGCAGGTGTACGGCGGCGCCGAGACCGGCTACGCCCGCTCCACCATCCGCATCCTGGAGGACGCCCGGGCTGCGATGGCCGCGGCCGGTGACAGCTACACCTCCGTAGAGCACGTGCTGGCGGCCCTGGCCGGGTCCGACACCCGGGCCGGAAGCCTCCTGCGGGACTCCGGCGTCACCCGCCAGGCCATCTCCGACGTGCTGGCGGACGTCCGCGGCGCCCGGCGGGTCACCACCGACAACCCCGAGGAAACGATGGCCGCCCTGGAACGGTACGGGCGCGATCTGGTCGCCGAGGCCGGGGCGGGCAAGCTCGATCCGGTGATCGGGCGGGACGATGAAATACGCCGGATCATCCAGGTGCTGAGCCGGCGCACCAAGAACAACCCGGTCCTCATCGGCGAGCCCGGCGTCGGCAAGACCGCCATCGCCGAGGGACTTGCCCTGCGTATCCTGGACGGCGACGTCCCCGAGGGCCTCAAGAACAAGCGGATCGTGGCGCTCGACCTGGGCGCCATGGTGGCGGGAGCCAAGTACCGGGGGGAGTTCGAGGAGCGCCTCAAGGCCACGCTCGACGAGATCAAGGCCGCCGAGGGCCGGATCGTCACCTTCATCGACGAGATGCACACGCTGGTGGGCGCCGGCGCCGCCGAGGGGGCGATGGACGCCTCCAACATGCTCAAGCCGCTGCTCGCCCGGGGCGAGCTCCGCATGATCGGCGCCACCACACTGGACGAGTACCGCAAGCACGTGGAGAAGGACGCCGCCCTGGAACGGCGCTTCCAGCCGGTGATGGTGGCGCCTCCCAGCACCGACGAGACGGTCGGGATCCTGCGGGGTCTGAAGGAACGCTACGAAGTGCACCACGGGGTCCGGATCACCGATGCGGCCCTGATCGCCGCGGCCGTGCTGTCCGACCGCTACATCACCTCCCGGCACCTGCCCGACAAGGCCATCGACCTGATGGACGAAGCCGCCTCCCGGCTCCGCATCGAGATCGACTCCATGCCCGAGGAGATCGACACCCTGACCCGCCGGCTGCGCCAGCTAGAGATCGAGGCAAGCGCGCTGGGCAAGGAGTCCGACCCGGGTTCGAAGGCCCGGATGGAGGCTGTCCGCCAGGAGATGGCCGAGATCGCCGAGGAATTGGACCGGCTGACCACCCATTGGCAGCACGAGAAGGACGAGATCGAGGCGATCAGGTCGGTCAAGCAACAGATCGAGGATGCCCGCATGGAGTCGGACCAGGCCACCCGGGCCGGTGACCTGCAGCGAGCCGCGGAGCTGCAGTACGGGGAGCTCCCCCGCCTGGCGCGGGAACTGGCAACCCGCGAGGAGGCCCTCGCCGATCTGCAGGCCGACATGTCCATGCTCAGCGAGGAGGTCACCGAGGAGGATGTGGCGGCGGTCGTGAGCCGTTGGACCGGGATCCCCGTATCGCGCCTCATGGAGAGCGAGATGGCCAGGCTGGTCCACCTCGAGGATCATCTCCACGAGCGAGTGATCGGCCAGGATGCCGGTGTGTCGGCGGTGGCCGGCGCGATCCGACGGAGCCGCTCGGGTCTGGCCGACCCCAACCGCCCGATCGGATCTTTCCTCTTCCTCGGTCCCTCCGGGGTGGGCAAGACCGAGCTGGCCAAGACCCTCGCCGCCTTCATGTTCGACGACGAGCGGGCCATGGTGCGCATCGACATGTCCGAGTACATGGAGAAGCACTCGGTCAGCCGGCTGGTCGGCGCGCCTCCCGGCTACGTGGGTTACGAGGAGGGCGGTCAGCTGACCGAGGCGGTCCGGCGCCGCCCCTACTCGGTGGTCCTGCTCGACGAGGTGGAGAAGGCGCATCCCGAAGTGTTCGGGGCGCTCCTCCAGGTGCTCGACGACGGGCGGCTCACCGACGGCCAGGGCCGGACCGTGGACTTCACCAACGCGGTGCTGATCATGACCTCCAACCTGGGCTCGGAGCTGATCACCCCGGATCTTCCCTGGGAGGCGGTCCACAGCCGGGTCATGGAACGGGTGCGGGGCCACTTCCGTCCCGAGTTCCTCAACCGGATCGACGACATCGTGGTGTTCTCCCGGCTATCCGAAAAGGACCTGCGCCGGATCGTGGATCTCCAGTTCGCCCGGCTCGCCGAGCGGATCGAGGCCAGGGGCATCACCGTGAACCTGTCCGACGAGGCGGCCGACTGGCTGGCCGGCAGAGGCTACGACCCCGCCTACGGCGCCCGGCCGCTCAAGCGCCTCCTCCAGACCGCCCTGGTCGACCCGCTCGCCCTGGGCCTGCTGGAAGGACGCTTCCGATCCGGCGACACCGTGACCACGACCGCCGACGGCGAGGGGTTGGCCCTCTCCGTGGACAAGTCGCCGCCGACCGGTCGCTCGGGCGTGCGGGCATAG
- a CDS encoding deoxyribonuclease IV, whose amino-acid sequence MAVGAHVSGEDPVNEALLRSVDLVQIFLGPPQSWKKPPSRPDARELRDSPVRIYVHAPYRLNVASPNNRIRIPSRKTLANIVDAAEQIGAAGVVVHGGHVTGGEPVEDGFPRWRKALESFETDLPILIENTASGDNAQARRIDDLARLWEEIGDLGPGFCLDTCHVWAGGEPLEGVVERVLEATGRIDLVHLNDSRDGFDSRRDRHANLGQGHIPGDLLTEIVRQAGAPTIIETPGGVAEHNADLDWIRNRLATAPSLA is encoded by the coding sequence ATCGCCGTCGGCGCCCATGTGTCGGGCGAGGATCCGGTCAACGAGGCCCTGCTACGCAGTGTGGACCTGGTGCAGATCTTCCTCGGCCCGCCGCAATCATGGAAGAAGCCCCCGTCGCGACCCGACGCCCGGGAGCTGAGGGATTCCCCCGTGAGAATCTATGTCCACGCCCCCTACCGGCTCAACGTGGCCAGCCCCAACAACCGGATCCGCATCCCCAGCCGCAAGACCCTGGCCAACATCGTGGATGCTGCCGAGCAGATCGGTGCGGCCGGCGTAGTCGTGCACGGTGGCCACGTGACCGGTGGTGAGCCGGTCGAGGACGGGTTCCCGCGCTGGCGCAAGGCCCTGGAGAGCTTCGAGACCGACCTTCCCATCCTGATCGAGAACACTGCTTCGGGCGACAACGCCCAGGCCCGGCGGATCGATGACCTGGCCCGGCTCTGGGAAGAGATCGGCGACCTGGGGCCCGGATTCTGCCTGGATACCTGCCATGTCTGGGCCGGGGGAGAGCCCCTGGAAGGAGTGGTCGAGCGGGTGCTCGAGGCGACCGGCCGGATTGACCTCGTCCATCTGAACGACTCGCGGGACGGGTTCGACTCCCGGCGAGACCGCCACGCCAACCTGGGTCAGGGACACATCCCCGGAGACCTGCTGACCGAGATCGTCCGCCAGGCCGGGGCGCCCACCATCATCGAGACCCCGGGGGGCGTTGCCGAGCACAACGCCGACCTGGACTGGATCAGGAACCGGCTGGCGACCGCTCCGAGCCTGGCCTAG
- a CDS encoding S-layer homology domain-containing protein, translating to MRVEVAGGRATGPGRRTVAALLAGALIASASAFGPVPARATDGVADHLPAATACAGAATKSAGFLDTLGLIAEPSINCLAHYGITAGTAPNIFTPESPVTRWQMALFLVRAAPLAGVDLSPPIDQGFVDIGGLRPGAQDAINQLASLGITRGSSPTTFSPNSLVNRSQMALLLHRFLLQSAVGPGGVRAASVKPDDTTFSDIGGLSGNVNNAIRILFEMGVTSGTSATTYSPSSIVTRAQMAIFIARMLAHTNARPAGVTMHAAADRVSSGDTLIVHVSVRDSNHRPVARGYVDMFTTPLSRPLTSFDSDGLCVNDVEAVFGELVCRIDQLDQRVDDQGNLLAVLQPTDHMVLWAWTGSGGNTFVLDGVPTDMVRVSVWKHAVAVDVLDDLPPTAIVAPMGESIEVTVRLVDEHGQAVEDQGVRVQVSTTLEINGIRQRKVVRTHLTDDKGRVELSFTGRDPSSTQVGDTVRMDLDVDAGFLDVLDRTTPGVVTHDAVESRDAWFTWSDAAPRTSTLGLAQTVQYHLLPASAPGPTNLIRALLTDQYGSPVPDARIDFTSDDPDGIGSTLSRLTDQRGIAVLRYLWGSSDAAAERITARLAGSDLAPASIRHFWVKPELNGASSSGVVIHVSDTLRNQIVVGHPTPRVISYTGRDRFLLEGRSVTPAVFEEALDAGFYGRIKYTGYSTDPQRVNAFDLTNSASGAG from the coding sequence TTGCGGGTCGAGGTAGCGGGAGGAAGGGCGACCGGGCCCGGCCGGCGCACCGTTGCGGCGCTACTCGCGGGAGCGCTGATCGCCTCGGCGAGTGCCTTCGGTCCGGTTCCTGCCCGGGCAACCGACGGCGTCGCCGATCACCTGCCCGCCGCGACAGCCTGTGCCGGAGCCGCAACCAAGTCGGCCGGGTTCCTCGACACGCTCGGCCTGATCGCTGAGCCTTCCATAAACTGCCTGGCCCACTACGGCATCACGGCCGGGACCGCGCCGAACATCTTCACGCCGGAATCTCCCGTCACCCGATGGCAGATGGCGTTGTTCCTCGTCCGTGCGGCCCCCCTCGCCGGGGTCGACCTGAGCCCACCAATCGATCAGGGTTTCGTGGACATCGGGGGTCTCAGGCCAGGGGCTCAGGATGCGATCAACCAGCTGGCGAGCCTGGGCATCACACGGGGTAGCTCGCCTACCACCTTCTCGCCCAATTCCCTGGTGAACCGGAGCCAGATGGCGCTGCTCCTGCATCGGTTCCTCCTGCAGTCGGCCGTCGGGCCGGGTGGGGTTCGCGCCGCGAGCGTCAAGCCGGACGACACGACTTTCTCGGACATCGGCGGTCTTAGCGGCAACGTGAACAACGCCATACGAATCCTGTTCGAGATGGGGGTGACGTCCGGCACTTCGGCGACCACCTACTCGCCTTCCTCGATCGTGACGCGGGCGCAGATGGCTATCTTCATTGCCCGGATGCTGGCGCACACCAATGCCCGCCCTGCCGGAGTGACCATGCACGCCGCAGCCGATCGGGTGTCCTCGGGCGACACCCTGATCGTGCACGTGTCGGTGCGGGACAGCAATCACCGGCCGGTTGCACGTGGCTACGTGGACATGTTCACTACGCCCCTATCGAGGCCCTTGACGTCCTTCGACAGCGACGGCCTCTGCGTCAACGACGTGGAGGCAGTGTTCGGTGAGTTGGTGTGCAGGATCGACCAACTCGATCAGCGGGTCGACGATCAGGGGAACCTGCTGGCTGTGCTCCAGCCCACCGATCACATGGTGCTCTGGGCTTGGACCGGCTCGGGCGGGAACACGTTCGTGCTCGATGGTGTGCCGACCGACATGGTCCGGGTTTCGGTGTGGAAGCATGCGGTGGCGGTCGACGTCCTGGACGATCTACCTCCAACCGCCATCGTGGCTCCGATGGGCGAGTCCATAGAGGTCACCGTCCGGTTGGTGGATGAGCATGGCCAGGCAGTGGAGGACCAGGGGGTGCGCGTTCAGGTGAGCACCACCCTTGAGATCAACGGGATCAGGCAACGGAAGGTTGTCAGGACTCATCTGACGGATGACAAGGGGAGGGTGGAACTGTCGTTCACAGGCAGGGATCCCAGCTCGACACAGGTCGGCGACACCGTCAGGATGGATCTGGACGTGGATGCCGGCTTTCTCGATGTCCTGGACCGGACCACGCCTGGCGTGGTCACCCACGATGCCGTCGAGTCCAGGGACGCCTGGTTCACGTGGTCCGACGCGGCGCCGCGGACGAGCACCCTCGGGCTGGCACAGACGGTGCAGTACCACCTGCTGCCTGCGTCGGCGCCCGGTCCCACCAACCTGATCAGGGCTCTACTCACCGATCAGTACGGCAGCCCCGTACCTGACGCCCGGATCGACTTCACATCCGACGATCCGGACGGCATAGGGAGTACCTTGTCCAGGCTGACCGATCAGCGAGGTATCGCGGTTCTGCGTTACCTGTGGGGCAGCTCGGATGCGGCCGCCGAACGGATAACGGCCCGGCTGGCCGGCTCGGACCTGGCGCCCGCCTCCATCCGGCACTTCTGGGTGAAGCCGGAGCTCAATGGAGCGTCCAGTTCGGGCGTGGTGATCCATGTCTCGGACACCCTGCGCAATCAGATAGTGGTAGGCCATCCCACGCCAAGGGTCATCAGCTACACCGGTAGGGACCGGTTCCTGCTGGAGGGTCGGTCGGTGACGCCGGCGGTATTCGAGGAGGCTTTGGATGCGGGCTTCTACGGACGGATCAAGTACACCGGCTACTCGACCGATCCCCAACGCGTGAACGCATTCGATCTCACCAACAGTGCCTCCGGGGCAGGTTGA
- a CDS encoding phosphoribosyltransferase family protein has protein sequence MPSPLRAGLQQILRTKALSHRDEEIQLACGAMSRDFIDGKEAFAAWQDLKVACDAIVEAVGAAGIEFDAAGGPTLGADALAVGIAAVTDTRWFIVRKRQKGRGTGRRIEGLQIGPGDRVLLVEDVVTTGGSVIDALGAVRRTGAEVVAAVTLADRGDTATNSFHELGVPYIPMATYADLGIAPVVPPTDHPPMADRAVS, from the coding sequence GTGCCCTCGCCGCTACGAGCCGGGCTTCAACAGATCCTGAGGACCAAGGCGCTGAGCCACCGCGACGAGGAGATACAGCTGGCGTGCGGGGCCATGTCGAGAGACTTCATCGACGGCAAGGAGGCCTTCGCCGCGTGGCAGGACCTCAAGGTCGCATGCGATGCCATCGTCGAGGCCGTCGGCGCAGCCGGGATAGAGTTCGATGCCGCCGGTGGTCCCACATTGGGCGCCGACGCGCTGGCGGTGGGCATCGCCGCCGTGACCGACACGCGGTGGTTCATCGTTCGTAAACGGCAGAAGGGGCGAGGAACCGGGCGCCGCATCGAGGGATTGCAGATCGGCCCCGGCGATAGGGTGCTGCTTGTCGAGGACGTCGTGACAACCGGCGGGTCCGTCATCGACGCCCTCGGCGCGGTCCGGCGGACCGGCGCCGAGGTGGTGGCGGCGGTAACGCTGGCGGACCGGGGCGACACCGCCACAAACTCCTTCCACGAGCTCGGCGTCCCGTACATCCCGATGGCCACCTACGCCGACCTGGGTATCGCCCCGGTCGTTCCGCCCACCGACCACCCGCCGATGGCCGACCGAGCCGTCAGCTGA
- a CDS encoding dipeptidase — protein sequence MHDDLTSAIDELFPALRSDLEELVRVDSISAPGFDPGRVRQAAEVSAAQLEGAGLAGARILELDGSHPAVFAEIAPPAPDAPTVLLYAHYDVQPPGPAELWSTPPFEPTESRGRLYGRGTADDKAGIVIHTGAIRAHEGRPPVGVKVFLEGEEEIGSLHLDGFLARYRELLAADVIVVADAANWAVGVPALTTSLRGLIDCTVTVRTLEAGVHSGVWGGVFPDALSVLVRALASLHDQDGSVAVPGLVRGQPPLIDADEDEARRDAGVLAGVETIGEGSITERLWAGPALSVLSIDAPPVAGSINQLVPEARAKVSVRLAPGDNPDRAMDSLVRHLEGAVPWGADVEVERGASAHPFSLDTSGPAYEAFQAGFRHAYGREAAYTGIGGSIPFVQAFSEAFPQADLVLTGAGDPTSYIHGPNESLDLGELRRSAIAEAVALRALAG from the coding sequence ATGCACGACGACCTGACTTCGGCCATCGACGAGCTGTTCCCCGCGCTGAGGAGCGACTTGGAGGAACTCGTCCGGGTCGACTCGATAAGCGCTCCCGGCTTCGATCCCGGCCGCGTTCGCCAAGCCGCGGAGGTCTCCGCCGCCCAGCTGGAGGGGGCGGGCCTGGCGGGAGCAAGAATCCTCGAGCTGGACGGCTCCCACCCGGCCGTGTTCGCCGAGATCGCTCCCCCTGCTCCCGACGCCCCCACCGTCCTGCTCTACGCCCACTACGACGTGCAACCCCCCGGGCCGGCCGAGCTGTGGAGCACTCCGCCCTTCGAGCCGACCGAGTCCCGCGGCCGCCTGTACGGCCGGGGCACGGCCGATGACAAGGCCGGGATCGTAATCCACACAGGGGCGATACGGGCTCATGAGGGCCGGCCGCCCGTCGGGGTGAAGGTCTTCCTCGAAGGCGAGGAGGAGATCGGTTCCCTTCACCTGGACGGGTTCCTGGCGCGATACCGGGAGCTGCTGGCCGCCGATGTCATCGTGGTGGCCGACGCAGCCAACTGGGCGGTGGGCGTGCCGGCGCTGACCACCTCTCTGCGGGGGTTGATCGACTGCACCGTCACGGTCCGCACTCTGGAGGCGGGGGTTCATTCCGGCGTCTGGGGAGGGGTGTTCCCCGACGCTCTCTCCGTGCTGGTGCGGGCGCTGGCCTCTCTCCATGACCAGGATGGAAGCGTGGCGGTACCCGGCCTGGTGCGCGGGCAACCCCCGCTCATCGATGCTGATGAGGACGAGGCCCGCCGGGATGCCGGCGTGCTGGCAGGGGTGGAGACCATCGGGGAGGGGTCGATCACGGAACGCCTGTGGGCCGGGCCGGCCCTGTCGGTACTCTCGATCGATGCTCCTCCGGTGGCGGGCTCCATCAACCAACTGGTGCCGGAGGCCCGGGCCAAGGTATCGGTCCGGCTGGCGCCCGGGGACAACCCCGACCGGGCGATGGACTCCCTGGTACGCCACCTGGAGGGGGCGGTCCCATGGGGCGCAGACGTCGAGGTGGAGCGGGGTGCGTCCGCCCACCCCTTCTCGCTGGATACGTCCGGTCCTGCCTACGAGGCGTTCCAGGCCGGTTTCCGCCATGCGTACGGACGCGAGGCCGCCTACACCGGCATCGGCGGCTCCATCCCCTTCGTGCAGGCGTTCTCCGAGGCGTTCCCCCAGGCCGATCTGGTGCTGACCGGAGCGGGCGACCCCACCAGCTACATACACGGCCCCAACGAGAGCCTCGACCTGGGCGAGCTGCGCAGGAGCGCGATAGCCGAAGCGGTGGCCCTGCGGGCCCTGGCCGGCTGA
- the trmL gene encoding tRNA (uridine(34)/cytosine(34)/5-carboxymethylaminomethyluridine(34)-2'-O)-methyltransferase TrmL → MFQVVLYRPEIPPNTGNIIRLCANTGADLHLVHPLGFSMDDTRLRRAGLDYHEYASVREHSDFEAYLEAARPARLFAMSGSGRKRYSEVTYREGDALLFGPESVGLSGHILGHEGVTETLRIPMLPDRRSLNLSNAVAIVLFEAWRQLAYRGGV, encoded by the coding sequence ATGTTCCAGGTAGTGCTCTACCGGCCCGAGATACCGCCTAACACGGGGAACATCATCCGTCTGTGCGCCAATACCGGTGCCGACCTGCATCTGGTCCACCCGCTGGGGTTCTCCATGGACGACACCCGTCTGAGGCGGGCCGGCCTCGACTACCACGAGTACGCGAGCGTCAGGGAACACTCAGACTTCGAGGCGTATCTGGAGGCGGCCCGGCCGGCACGGCTGTTTGCCATGTCGGGAAGCGGCCGGAAGCGGTACTCCGAGGTGACCTATCGGGAGGGCGACGCCTTGCTGTTCGGTCCGGAGAGCGTCGGGCTGAGCGGGCACATCCTGGGCCACGAGGGGGTGACCGAGACCCTACGGATCCCGATGCTGCCGGACCGCAGGAGCCTCAACCTGTCCAATGCGGTCGCGATCGTCCTGTTCGAGGCCTGGCGCCAACTGGCGTACCGCGGCGGCGTCTGA
- the nucS gene encoding endonuclease NucS: MRLVIARCSVDYRGRLTAHLPSATRLIMVKADGCVAIHADGGAYKPLNWMNAPNTLVEEEARWVVTNPKGEELTIRIEEVVSDRRFDLGQDPGLEKDGVEAHLQELLAAKPEVLEEGMVVVRREYPTDIGPVDLLCRSADGDTVAVEIKRKGEMDGVEQLTRYLDRLGNDSRLHPLRGVLAATIIAPQARVLAAARGIACVEVDYEELRGAPSNHLRLF; the protein is encoded by the coding sequence ATGCGCTTGGTCATCGCGCGCTGCTCGGTCGACTACCGCGGCCGCCTCACCGCCCACCTTCCTTCCGCTACCCGCCTGATCATGGTCAAGGCGGACGGATGCGTGGCCATCCACGCCGATGGCGGCGCCTACAAGCCTCTGAACTGGATGAACGCTCCCAATACGCTGGTCGAGGAGGAGGCTCGCTGGGTTGTCACCAACCCGAAGGGGGAGGAACTGACCATCAGGATCGAGGAGGTCGTGTCCGACCGCCGATTCGATCTGGGGCAGGATCCCGGGTTGGAGAAGGACGGTGTGGAAGCCCACCTCCAGGAACTGCTGGCCGCCAAGCCGGAAGTACTGGAGGAGGGGATGGTGGTGGTTCGCCGGGAGTACCCCACCGACATCGGACCGGTCGATCTGCTGTGCCGGTCGGCCGACGGCGACACGGTGGCGGTCGAGATCAAGCGGAAGGGCGAGATGGACGGGGTGGAACAACTGACCCGGTACCTGGATCGCCTCGGCAACGACTCGCGCCTGCATCCGCTGCGGGGAGTGCTCGCCGCGACGATCATCGCCCCTCAGGCAAGGGTGCTGGCGGCGGCACGAGGAATCGCCTGCGTGGAAGTGGACTACGAGGAACTGAGAGGCGCTCCGTCCAATCATCTGCGCCTTTTCTAG
- a CDS encoding ABC transporter ATP-binding protein produces MNSTAARAEDVTKVYGWGDTRVTALDDISVAFTKGEFTAVMGPSGSGKSTLMHCMAGLDSVTEGSVFIGDQDLSTLSDRQLTKLRRERVGFIFQAYNLVPTLSASENITLPLDLAGAKVDQSWFDSVVETLGVADRLKHRPTELSGGQQQRVAAARAMVSRPDLIFADEPSGNLDSKASADLLAFLRSAVKDHAQTIVMVTHDANAAGYADRVVFLADGRVVDSMEDPTPERVLDRLKSLEY; encoded by the coding sequence ATGAACAGTACGGCGGCTCGCGCCGAAGACGTCACGAAGGTGTACGGGTGGGGTGACACCCGCGTGACGGCGCTCGACGACATATCCGTGGCGTTCACCAAAGGCGAGTTCACCGCGGTGATGGGACCGTCCGGTTCGGGCAAGTCGACGCTCATGCACTGCATGGCCGGACTCGACTCGGTGACGGAGGGCTCGGTGTTCATCGGAGACCAGGACCTGTCGACGCTGAGCGACCGCCAGCTCACCAAGCTCCGCCGGGAGCGGGTCGGCTTCATCTTCCAGGCCTACAACCTGGTCCCCACCCTCTCCGCCAGCGAGAACATCACCCTCCCCCTCGACCTGGCCGGCGCCAAGGTCGACCAATCCTGGTTCGACTCGGTCGTGGAGACCCTAGGTGTGGCGGACCGGCTCAAGCACCGCCCGACCGAGCTGTCGGGCGGCCAGCAGCAGCGGGTTGCGGCGGCCCGAGCCATGGTGTCCCGGCCGGATCTGATCTTCGCCGACGAACCGAGCGGCAACCTCGACTCCAAGGCCAGCGCCGACCTGCTCGCCTTTCTCCGATCCGCGGTCAAGGACCATGCCCAGACCATCGTCATGGTCACCCACGACGCCAACGCCGCCGGCTACGCCGACCGGGTCGTGTTCCTGGCCGACGGGAGGGTGGTCGACTCGATGGAGGATCCCACCCCGGAGCGGGTTCTCGACCGCCTCAAGAGCCTGGAGTACTGA